A genomic window from Quercus lobata isolate SW786 chromosome 10, ValleyOak3.0 Primary Assembly, whole genome shotgun sequence includes:
- the LOC115962909 gene encoding protein MIS12 homolog, with amino-acid sequence MDGEGGGSEESEAVFESLNVNPQLFINETLNTVDDLVDDAFLFFQKQASTLLNTDTNNDRSQDLTQGIARVRKIVQSVLDKRLAMWEKYCLRHCFGVPPGFSLPKTDESSGNGLMGQEALCDPDLDAQLETLRNKLTAVGKESAVLNCELQAFKRQSTSSNHCVGVVNEALQLYEQNSMHDLFQEMERTASELRTRMVKLKTRGKEETEYTKTGRIYNSNRDLSKTDSKGFSNASLEEIQEFLDEMKSL; translated from the exons ATGGATGGAGAAGGAGGAGGCAGTGAAGAAAGCGAGGCAGTATTCGAATCCTTGAATGTAAACCCTCAACTCTTCATCAACGAAACCCTAAACACCGTTGACGACTTGGTCGACGACGCTTTCCTCTTCTTTCAAAA ACAAGCTTCAACTTTGTTGAACACCGACACCAACAACGATAGATCCCAAGATCTAACCCag gGTATTGCTAGGGTACGCAAAATAGTTCAGTCGGTTTTGGATAAGCGGCTTGCTATGTGGGAGAAGTACTGTCTTCGCCACTGTTTTGGTGTTCCTCCAGGGTTTTCTTTACCCAAAACT GATGAATCAAGTGGCAATGGTTTGATGGGTCAAGAGGCACTCTGCGATCCAGATCTGGATGCACAGTTGGAGACCTTGAGGAACAAGCTCACTGCG GTTGGGAAGGAGTCTGCCGTGCTGAACTGTGAGCTCCAAGCTTTTAAAAGGCAGTCTACTTCCAGTAATCATTGTGTTGGGGTTGTCAATGAGGCATTGCAATTATATGAGCAGAACTCTATGCATGACCTGTTCCAGG AGATGGAGAGAACTGCATCAGAACTCCGTACCCGAATGGTAAAGTTGAAGACCAGAGGGAAGGAAGAGACTGAATATACTAAAACGGGGAGGATTTACAATTCTAACAGAGATTTGTCTAAGACTGATAGCAAGG GCTTCTCTAATGCAAGTTTGGAAGAAATTCAGGAATTTTTAGATGAAATGAAGAGCTTGTGA